From Vibrio splendidus, a single genomic window includes:
- the parE gene encoding DNA topoisomerase IV subunit B, which produces MTEQYNAKDLEVLEGLDPVRHRPGMYTETERPNHLAQEVIDNSVDEALAGHAKKIKVVLHADQSLEVTDDGRGMPVDIHPEKGISGVELILTKLHSGGKFSNNNYKFSGGLHGVGISVVNALSKRVEVTVRRDGQVHEIALEGGHAVTDLTVTGTCGHRNTGTTVHFWPDPKYFDSSKFSVLRLINNLRAKAVLCPGLEITFIDKVGGEEHKWFYEDGLKDYLAEGVKGYTLLPEEPYVGEFVAETEMANWAIIWQPEGGDMITESYVNLVPTKQGGTHVNGLRQGLLDAMREFCEFRNLLPRGVKLTGDDIFDRCSYVLSVKMQDPQFAGQTKERLSSRQTAAFVSGVVKDAFSLWLNEKPQLAELLAEACIANAHRRMRASKKVVRKKIASGPALPGKLTDCSVQDLSRTEIFFVEGDSAGGSAKQARDREFQAVMPLRGKILNTWEVSADQVLASQEVHDISVALGIDPDNDDLSGLRYGKICILADADSDGLHIATLLCALFTRHFHALVEAGHIYVAMPPLYRIDCGKEVFYALDDSEKDGVLERLSQKKAKINVQRFKGLGEMNPLQLRETTMDPNTRRLVQLTIDDNDATNEMMDMLLGKKRADDRRTWLQTNGDMAEV; this is translated from the coding sequence ATGACTGAACAATATAATGCAAAAGACCTCGAGGTACTTGAAGGTCTCGATCCCGTGCGACACCGCCCGGGAATGTATACAGAGACAGAAAGACCAAACCACCTTGCCCAAGAAGTCATTGATAACTCGGTCGATGAAGCACTAGCGGGACACGCTAAGAAAATTAAAGTTGTGCTTCATGCTGACCAATCGTTAGAAGTTACCGATGATGGCCGTGGTATGCCGGTTGATATCCACCCTGAAAAAGGCATCTCGGGTGTTGAGCTGATTTTAACTAAGCTCCACTCAGGCGGTAAATTCTCAAACAACAACTATAAGTTTTCAGGTGGTTTGCACGGGGTAGGTATCTCGGTGGTAAACGCGCTGTCAAAACGTGTTGAAGTAACGGTTCGCCGTGACGGTCAGGTACATGAAATCGCCCTTGAGGGTGGTCATGCTGTAACTGACCTTACTGTTACGGGGACTTGTGGTCACCGTAATACCGGTACTACCGTGCATTTCTGGCCAGATCCAAAATACTTCGATAGCTCTAAGTTCTCTGTTTTACGCCTTATTAATAACCTGCGAGCTAAAGCCGTACTTTGCCCTGGTTTAGAAATCACCTTTATCGACAAGGTTGGCGGTGAAGAGCATAAATGGTTCTATGAAGATGGTCTAAAAGACTACCTTGCTGAAGGTGTGAAAGGTTATACCTTATTGCCTGAAGAACCTTATGTTGGCGAATTCGTTGCTGAAACGGAAATGGCGAACTGGGCGATCATTTGGCAGCCTGAAGGCGGTGATATGATCACCGAGAGTTACGTGAACTTAGTACCAACTAAGCAAGGTGGTACGCACGTAAACGGTCTTCGCCAAGGTCTGCTTGATGCGATGCGTGAGTTCTGTGAATTCCGTAACCTGTTGCCTCGTGGCGTTAAGCTAACGGGTGATGACATCTTTGACCGTTGTTCTTACGTTCTATCGGTGAAGATGCAAGATCCACAATTTGCAGGTCAAACAAAAGAGCGCTTATCTTCTCGTCAAACTGCTGCGTTTGTTTCTGGTGTAGTGAAGGATGCTTTCAGCTTGTGGCTGAATGAAAAGCCTCAGCTAGCAGAATTACTTGCAGAAGCTTGTATTGCTAACGCACATCGTCGTATGCGCGCAAGCAAAAAGGTTGTACGTAAAAAGATTGCTTCTGGTCCAGCACTGCCGGGTAAGCTAACCGACTGTTCGGTTCAAGATTTAAGCCGTACCGAAATCTTCTTCGTGGAAGGGGACTCGGCAGGTGGTTCTGCTAAACAAGCACGTGATCGTGAGTTCCAAGCGGTTATGCCACTTCGCGGTAAGATCCTAAATACGTGGGAAGTGTCAGCAGACCAAGTATTGGCTTCACAAGAAGTACATGATATTTCAGTTGCTCTGGGTATCGACCCAGATAACGATGATTTGTCGGGCCTGCGTTACGGTAAGATCTGTATCCTTGCCGATGCGGACTCGGATGGTCTTCATATCGCGACACTGCTATGTGCACTATTTACTCGCCATTTCCATGCTTTGGTTGAAGCGGGTCATATCTATGTGGCAATGCCTCCTCTGTATCGTATCGATTGCGGTAAAGAAGTGTTCTACGCACTCGATGACTCAGAGAAAGATGGGGTACTTGAGCGACTATCGCAGAAGAAAGCCAAAATCAACGTGCAACGATTTAAAGGTCTGGGTGAAATGAACCCACTTCAGTTACGTGAAACCACTATGGATCCAAATACTCGTCGCCTTGTTCAATTAA